Part of the Schaalia odontolytica genome is shown below.
TTACGCATGAGCAGTCTCTCCCCGGCGGAGACGGGGCGCGGAGCGCTCGGCCCGATCTCGGGTGCCGGAAGCGTCCGAGAGGGCTTGGCGCAGCGCTCGCAGGTCCTTCCCGGGGCGCCTCGGTGCGCGCAGGATCGGTGTGGGAGCGCAGTGGGCCAGTCCCCGGCTGCGCCCGCGACGTGCGTTCACGAGGGTGATGGCCGGGCAGGGCGGAGGCGCGACCGAGAGAGCGACGGCCATAGCGGCGGCGCCCTCCAGGTCGCCTCTCGTCACGAGGACGAGGGCGTGAGCTCCGATGGCCCGAACGCATCGCGCCGCAGCGCGGTTCCATCGTCCGGCGTCCACGATGAGGGGGCCGTCGATCGATCGGCACGCCGCCTCCACCCTGGGATCGTCGGCCTGGGCGCCACCGCGCCCATCTCCCACGAGGCAAGCAACTCCGTTGAGCACGGGAAGCTGGCCGCGCAGGGAGGGCAGGTAGGAGTCCTCGCAGGCATCGAGGTCGGCCCAACGCACCCCCGGGACGCAGTGGTCGCGGGCCTTGGCAAGACCCGGCACCGACCCCGATGCGTCGACGAGGACGGGCGCCGCGTCGGCCGGACTCGTCGGCGCGGCGCGGCGAAAGAGCGACGTCCTTGCCCACCCGGACCACGATGGACGACGAGCGAGCAGGCGCACGACGCTGGTGACCCCCACTCCCCCGGCGATCCCAGCCACCACCCACGTCGGACCCGACCGGCGCGCGAGCCGGGACGCCTCGGCGATGAGGGAGACAAGGAGGGCGGTGTCCCGAGGAAGGCTCACCTGCCCCGCGTCCCCGACGCGGACGCAGGGCACACCCGCTGGCACCGGGGTGCCGGGAGCGGCCAGCGTGAGCACCGCGTCGGTGGGGTCCGCGCACGTCGTCACCCCCGCGAGGACGGCTGCGTCGTGAGCGCATTCGAGGTCGGGTGGGGCGAGGCCGACGAGGGCGACCGGGCCTCGAATCGGCATGGGGTCGGCGTTCATGGGTCCACCGTGCGCCCGCTCGCCCGTGCCCGTCCAAGCGCGACCCCCTCCCCTGTGGACAACGCCGACACAAGGTGTCACGCTGTGAACGAAGAGGTCCGATGGGGGGCCCGCCCACACCTACCGAGGCTGGAGTGATTGCGATGGCACGCGCGGCATTTTTCGACCTGGATAAGACGATCCTCGATACGTCATCGAACGTGGCGCTCTCTGGGCCGTTCATCGAGGCCGGCCTGATGAGCCGACGCGCCGCCGTCGCCTCCGTGCTGGTTCACCTTCCCTACCTGCTCTCGGGGGCCGACGAGTCGCGCATGCAGCAGATGGCCGACGCGATGGGACGCATGGCGCGCGGATGGGACGCGGCCTTCCTGGAGGCCACCGTCGAAGACGCCCTCGAGAAAACGATCGCGCCCGTCTGCTACGCCCAGGCGCTGCAGCGCATCGAGCAGCACAAGCGCGCCGGCGACGTCATCGTTATCGCGTCGGCGTCGGTCGAGCAGGTGGTTCGCCCCATCGCCAAGATGCTCGGAGCGGACGAGGTTCTGGCCTCGTGCGCGGCCGTCGACGAGGACGGTTGCTTCACGGGCGAGGTCACCCACTTCAACCAGGCGCAGGGGAAGGCGGACGCCTGCGAGGCACTGGCCGCAGCGCGCGGATGGGATCTCACCCAGTGCTACGCCTACTCGGATTCCGTGTCGGACGCGCCTCTGCTACGCCTGGTCGGGCACCCCTTCGCCGTCAATCCGGACCGTGCCCTGCGGGAGATGGCTGAGAACGAGGGCTGGCCGATCCTGACCTTCATGTCCACGGTCCGGGTGCTACCCCGGCGGGTTCCCACGGCTGCGAAGATCGCGCTTCCCTTCGCTGCGGGCGTCGCCACGGGCGTGGCTGCCTGCGCGCTCGTGCGTCGCCGCTTGGGCCGCTAGGCGAGCCTTCCCGCCTGGACGTGCCGGGCGACGTCGCGACCCACCCGTGCGCCGTAGACGACGCCCGCACAGTAGTGGGTGATCCACCTGGCCAGGCCTGCCTCGTCCGCGCTGACCCACCCCGCCAGGGCGCGGCCCGCTCGAGCCGGGTCCACCGCATCGTACGCTCCCGGCACGCACACGCCGGTGGGGTCGACGCCCCTCGTGACGAGGATCCACCGCGCCACGCCCGCGCCCACCGCGCACGAGGCCGGCTCGAAGACGCGCCGGAACCGGAAGTGTGCGCTCAGGGCAGCCGCGACCGCGAGCGCGGGCGCATCGCAGCGCGCGTAGGCGAGGGCGGGGGCCAGGAGGGAGGGATCCGTTGGGACGGCGACGGAGGACGTGGGCACGAGGCCGACCGCGACCAAGGCCGAGCACGCGTCTCGGTGCAGTCCGGCGATGAGAGACGGGAGGGGCACAGAGGGGGTGCGCGGGCGGGCGGCAGATCGGGCGTTGAGCGGGGGGAAGCGCGACGCGAGGCTCCACTGGGAGCGCCAGATGCCGCACGCGAGGGCGGACGCCGGGTCCGAGGAGGGGCCGCCTCGATCACTCATGGACGCGGCTCGCACGTCGTCGACGCTCGTGCGCGCTCCTTCGATGATCGCCAGGGCGGCCGCCTCGCGGATGGATGCCTCGGCGCGTGCTTCCTGCCAGCCGCGACGCAGACCCTCGGAGAAACGCAGGTCGGCGAGGGAGGCGTGAGCCTCCTCCATCGCGGAGGCGACGTCGGCGCGCGCGGCCGCGGCGCGCAGGATGCCAGGCGCCGGATCGACGAGGGCTTCGATACTCACCCCTCTACACTAGGGGCATGACGCTTCTGCAGCATCGAAACTTCTCCGCGCGCCTGCGCTCGGGTCTGTTCGCGTTCTTTTTCGCACCGATGTCCCTCGTGTTCCTGGGGTCGTCAATGGTCGACGTGCAGGCCCTCGCCGCCGTCGGCCAACCGCTGGCGTCCGTGGAAGGCCTGATCGGCATGGCGCTGGCGTCACTGTTGCTGGCGCTCATCGCACTCAACTGTGAGGAGTCCAGCGCGGGCATGGTGGTCACGTTCGCATGGTCGATCGCGGTGGGGGTCGCCCAGCTTGCGGGGGTCGCCCGCATCCCGCTGCTGATGAGGTCATCCGTGGGCTCCAGTGACATGGCCGCCGGGGTCGCTTGGTGCCTGTATCCGGCGTGTCTGTCGCTGATGCTCGGGGCGTGCGCGCTGACGATTAAGTCGGTGCGTGTTCGGGCGGGGAAGGAAACGCGCATGCCACTGGCGCGCGTACACCGCCACGCCTTTGGGACAACGGTTGCCATTCCCGCGGCCATCGCGGCGGGATTCTTGATGATCGTCGCCGCTCCCTCCGATTCGACGAACGTGGCGGCCATGGGCCTGGAGGGGGTGCTCGCCACCTACACGACGCCCCCGTGGTTTGCCCTGGCCGCGGCCCTCGCCCTCGCCCTCGTCGCGGTGAGCGCACGCTGGTCGATTACGGGCGCTCAGGTGGCGGCGTGGATCGTTCTCGTGCTTCCCGCCTACGTGGTGCTTCCGGTGTGGGCCTCCCTCACGGGAAACGTGATCGTTCCGGGTACCTCGATCATCACCAGGATAGCCCTGGCGTCTCCGCCGCTGGCGGCGCTCGGAATGGCGACGGGTTGCGCGTCCCTGGGGGTCTTCTGGGCTCGCCTACGTGCCGCAAAGATTCGGGATTCCGCGGCGGAATCGACGGCGAATGAGGGGCCTGCCGGGAACTAATGCGCGCGAGCGTCCGCTAGGCTCGTAATATGTGGGCAGAAACAAGGAGGAAGCATGTCCGAGAACGACTTTGATGTCCAGCGTCAGCGCGCCCAGGACGAGCGCGACGACCTGGTGCTCACCGGCGAGGAGATCGAGCTGCCGGGTGAGGACTCCGACGCCTCGGCGATCATCGGCGAGTCCAGCGCGCCCATTCACACGGGCGAGATCGAGTCGGTCGCGATCGGCGGCCTGACCGGACGGGTTCCGGCGGCTGCTCCGCTCAAGCCCGCGATCGAGGATCGTATCTCGACGGGCGAACTTCCCGTCGTCCCGCCCGTAGCCGGCGCCACCGACGCTTCCTCCGACGACACGGAGACGGCGGCCGAGGCCGCGCGAGAGCAGGCAGATGCGCCCGCCCCGGACTCGCCCGCAGACGAGCCGGACTCTCCCGCTCCCACGCCTTCCGCCGAATCGGAGCCCTCGGAGGAGCCCACCCCGAGCGTTGAGGCCTCCGCCGACGCTTCCGGTCACGCCGAGGCCGATGCTTCCGATGAGAGCCCAGAGCCGGAACCCGCAGGCAACGCCCCGGCCGAAGACGCTGAGACCCGGGCGACTCCGGGTAGCCCGGTGTCCTCCGCGGGATCGCCCGTGACGGAGGGGTCCGCCTCGCCGAACGAGGAACCCGCAGCGGTCGAGGAGTCCCCCGCCGAGCAGGCCTCCATCGAAGAGACTGCGTCCCTGCCAACCCCGGAACCTTCGGCTCCGGCGAGCGGTGCCCGGGAAACACCGGCATCACCCATCGAGACGCAGAGCGCCCCCTCCGACGCTTCCTCACCGGATTCACGCCGCGAAGCCTCTGAACCCACAGAGAAGGCCGTTGAGCCCGCCGGGCAGGCCGGTGAGTCCACAGAACAGGCCGGTAAGCCCGCGGAACAGGCCGGTAAGCCCGCGGAACAGGCCGGTAAGCCCGCGGAGCAGGCCGGTGAGCCCGCGGAGCAGGCCGAGGACGCTACGACGGACGCCTCCCCCACGGACGTTCCCTTCTCATCGCTGGACACCTCGACACGCGAGGACGATGCGTCGACCGACGAGGCCACCGAAGACGCGGGCCATGCGGGAGGAGCCGCGGCGGAGGATCCCGGCGATGCGGCGCCGACGCATTCGCCCGTGATGACCCCCGCGCAGGCCGCCGCCATGCTGGGGTTGAATCTGGATGCCGCCCAGGATCGGCAGGCACCCAAGGCCACGACGGAAGCTCCCTCGACGCACTCCGAGGCGACTTCCCCCGACGCGCAGGCGCCGACAGAAGACGCATCGGGCGAGATCGGCGGCGCGGCCGCCACTCACTCGCTGCCCTCACGCCGCACGATTATCTTCGGCGACGAGCCCCCCGCAGCCTCGATCCCGCCGCTGGCCTCGTCGCCGACCGAGACGACCGCCGTGCGCGAGAACGCCGCCCTGCGCCCGTACCCCGCGGCCGACACCGCCGCCACGCAGGAGGAATCCACGGCGGGCGACGCACCGGCCTCCTTGACACGCGACGCCGATCCACTCCCCGCGCGAGACGCCGCGGGTTCGCCCGACACGGCCGGGGCAGACGAGACGACTCAGCTGCCCACCCACCCAGCCCCCGCCTCGTACTCCTTCGAGGATCAGGACGCCGCCGAGGCCGCCCGCCCGCGCCGCCGCTCGGTGCTTGCCGACGGCGACCGCGAAGCCGCGACGCTAGCCGCCATCGCGTCGGCAGGGCGCAGTGGGACGAACGCGGGCGGCGAGGCGCGCCTCGACGACGAGCTCTTTTCAGCTGCCCCGCAGGTCACGGAGATGCCCTCGCGGACGGGCGCTCACTGGATCTCGTTCCTGGGCTTCCTGCTCCTGACGCCCGTCGCTTGGTTCCTGGCCGCCGACGCCGGAGCCCGCATGACGCTGGCCGATTCCGCCCCCATGTACACGGGCATCGCCTCCTTCCAGGCGCTCGGCGAGCTGGCGGGCACCGTGCTCGTCTGCGTCATCCTCTTCGCCCTGGCGCGCCGTTCGTCCTTGGGCGCGTGGATCATGGGGGTCCTCACGCTCGCTGCCGGGCTGCCGTGGGTTCTCGCACCCGGCGTCACGGCCTCGTCGCTGCTGGGCGCGCTGACCTCACTGAGCCAGACCGGTCCGGTGGGCGCCAACCTGATGCACCACCTGCAGGCCTCCGGGTACTCCGGCCGCTTCGTCGTGGTGGGCGCGCTCCTCATGGGCGTCGCCTACGTCTCTCACTCGGCGCGCCGCGCCGGTCGCGCCGAGGAGGCACTGCGCACCTCGCTGGAGACCACCAACCCCGCGGAGGCCTTCTACTCCAAGCGCGCCCGCAAGCGCGCTGCGAAAGACACCGGCCGCAAGTGACGACGCTGATCCCCGCCAGCGCGATCGAGCTTGAGGGCCCCTGGACTCACCGCCACGTGAGCGCCGGCGGCGCCACCTTCCACGTCGCGGACATGGGCGAGGACATGGACCATGCGCTCGTCCTGCTCCACGGGTTCCCCGAGCACTGGTGGGCGTGGCGCGATGTCCTTCCGGTTTTGGCCGGGCGCACGCCCCGAGTCTTTGCCCTGGATCTGCGCGGCTTCGGCACCTCCGATCTGACACGCGGGGAGTGCGACCTGAGGCAGATGGCAAGCGACGTCATCGGAGTTGTCCGCGCCCTGGGCGTCTCCTCGTTTTCCGTCGCCGGCATGGGCATCGGCGGCACCGTCGCGTGGATGATCGGGGCGCTCAGCCCGCTGGAGCTGCGGTCGGTCGCCGTCCTGTCCGCCCCGCACCCCCTCGGGATCCAGCCCATTGTCGGCCGTGCGCCCTGGGCGGGGGGCCGCGTCCTGCGGGGGAGGCTCACGCTCCCAACCGGCAGGGAGCGATCGCTCCACAAGGGCTCGCTCGTGACCACGATGTACCGCGCGTGGGCCTCGCCCGCGAGCGTTGAGGCGCTGGTGTCCCAGTCGGGCCCCTACCGCGCCGCCCTGCGCCGTCCCTTCGCCGCTCACACGGCGTTGCGCGGCTTCACTTCCGCTCGCCGCCTCTCCCGATCGGTCAAACGCACCTTGTCGGAGCCGCTGCGGGTTCCCGTCCTCTCGCTTGTCGGCCACGATGACGGCGCCTGGTCCTCGCTCGATCATGCCGCCGACGCGCAGTTTGTCAACGCTCCACTGACACAGATTGTCATTCGCGAGGCCGGGCATTTCCTCCCCGAGGAGGCGCCGAAAGACGTCGCCGAGGCCCTCGCAAGGCACATCGGCGCATAGGTTCGACACCACATATTTCATTAGACGGCTCACACAACTCGCCGAATGAAACGCATTTCACCTGATAGATAGGGCATAATGGTGTGACACGCGGTACCTCCTAGTGAGCGGTGCAACACAGGGGACTCGCCGCGCAGTCCAAATCGAACGCCCGAGCAATCGGGAACGAGCGGAAGGAGCTTCTCACCATGATCGGTGACGGCAACTTCATCAGCCAGGTGCCGCTGTTCGGTGGCCTTGATGATGCACAGCAGGTGTCCCTCCAGCAGAAGATGGGTCACACGACCCTGCGTCGCGGGGAGACCCTCTTCGACGAGGGGGATCTCGGCGATCGCCTCTACATCGTGACCGAAGGCAAGGTCAAGCTTGGCCACACCTCCAGCGACGGCCGCGAATCGCTGCTCGCGGTCCTGGGCCCCGGGGAAATCATCGGCGAGCTCACGCTCTTCGATCCGGGTCCGCGCTCAACGACGGCGACGGCCGTCTCTCCGGCGTCGCTCCTTTACCTGGAGCACGAGGACCTGATGCACGTGCTCGACACCAACCCCACCCTCGCCAAGCACATGCTGCGTGCCCTCGCCCAGCGCCTGCGCCGCACCAACGAATCCCTGTCGGATCTGGTGTTCTCCGACGTTCCGGGCCGCGTCGCCAAGGCCCTTCTGGATCTTGCGGACCGCTTCGGCACGGCGACGGACAAGGGCGTGCACGTGCCTCACGACCTCACGCAGGAGGAGCTGGCCCAGCTGGTCGGCGCCTCGCGCGAAACCGTCAACAAGTCCCTGGCGGACTTCGTGTCTCGAGGCTGGATCCGACTGGAGGGTCGCGCGGTGACCCTCCTCGATGTTGATCGCCTCGCTCGTCGCGCTCGCTGACCCTCGCTTCTAGCGCTGTGGGCCGACACCTGACGGTGTCGGCCCACAGCAGTATCCGCGCGTGTCCCCGACGATGCCGGGAGAAAACGGCGGCAGCGCGCCGACCACAGGGCCGCGGCGCTGGCATCAGTTCTGAATCGGAGCGGATTCCTCGATCGGGCGCTTGAGGTATGCGACCAGGTTCTCGGAGCCGGTGGGACCGGGGACCACCTGGACGAGCTCCCACCCGTCGGCGCCCCACTGGTCAAGAATTGCCTTCGTCGCGTGCGTGAGCAGCGGAATCGTTGAGTATTCCCATTGAGTCATGGTGTCATCCTACCCGCCATCTGAGGTCGCACGTAAGACAGGACCTTCGGAACGTGGGGGCTTCGCAGCTCATGGGCGAGGGGTTCATCAGAGGAACGCAGCCACTCCAACCAGTTCTCGGCGTGCGGATAGTGGCGCAGTATCGCCCTACGCTCCCTCTCCGTCAGGCCTCCCCACACGCCGTAGTTCGCCTCGGACTGGAGAGCATCCGCCAGACACTCGAGACGAACCTCGCACTCGTAGCAGCGCATGCGGACCTGACGCTGCGATGCACCCTGCACGAACAGCACGTCCGGCTCGACGGACGCGCACAGAGCGCGCGCGACCCAGCTCTGGTCATCGCCGTACGTTGACATCGCGAACTCCACTTCACTCAACTCCGAGTCCTCCTTGTGACCATACACACATGCCGTTACGGGTGCAAACGGTGCGACAACCGATTATTGGTCTGCGGGTGACCGATCATGCAGTTTTTCAGCTGCGCTGCACGCCGGATAGGCGGAGCGCCACGTAAGCTAGGAGTATGTCGCACTCTCACCCTCGCGCTGTCCGACCGGCCCAGCTGCTCGCGCTGCTGATGGCGTTCCTGAGTGTCTCCGCGCTCATGGGCGTTGTCGGTGCGGGCATGCTCGTGCCCGTCGCGGGCCCCACCGCGCTTGCCGCGAAGTCGGTCCCCTCGGTCTTCAACGAGCTGCCCGGCGACCTGCAGACGGTCGCTCCCGCGGAAGAGTCACAGCTCCTCGATTCGTCGGGCGGCGTCATCGCGCACTTCTACGACAAGCAACGCATCGTGGTTCCCAGCTCCCACATCGCCGACGTCATGAAGAAGGCGATCGTCGCGATCGAGGACAAGCGCTTCTACGAGCACAACGGTGTTGATGCCACGGGCATCGCGCGAGCATTCGTCACGAACCTGGGCGACACGGGGCACCAGGGTGCCTCAACCATCACCCAGCAGTACGTTCGCAACTCTCTGGCCGAGCGCGGCTACCTCGAGGGCGACGCGGACCAGGTGAGCGCCGCCACCGAACAGACCACCGAGCGCAAGCTGAGGGAGGTCAAGTACGCGCTAGCGTTGGAGAAGACCCTCTCGAAGGACGAGATCCTCACCGGCTACCTCAATATTGCCTCCTTCGGCCCGATCACCTACGGCGTGGAAGCAGCCTCCCAGCGCTACTTTTCGAAGTCGGCCTCGGAGCTGGACTACCTGGAGTCCGCGCTCCTGGCGGGCCTCGTTCAGTCCCCCGTCCAGTACGATCCCCTCGTTCACCCCGACACCGCTCAGAACCGCCGCGACACGGTGCTGGCGACGATGCTCAAGCAGGGCGTCATCACGCAGGAGGAGTTTGATCGGGGCGTGGAGACAACGGTTGAGGCCATGCTCAATCCAACGGTGTCCTCGGAGGGTTGCTCCGGCGCGGAGTCCTCAAAGGCCTACTTCTGCGACTTCGTCCTGGCGCAGTTCCTCGACGACCCCACGTTCGGCGCGACGCGCATCGAACGCGAGCGAGTGCTCAAGACCCAGGGCATCACGATCCGGACAACCATGGACTCCGCGAAACAGGCTGCCGCCTACACGTCGCTGACCAACACGATTCCCGTGGGCGACGCCTCCGGCCTCAACGACGCGCTCATTTCCCTGGATCCGCGCTCCGGTCGAGTCCTGTCGATGGCCCAGAACACGACGTACGGCATCGAGAGCGGGGAGACGATGTCGAACTACTCGGCGGACGGCAACTTCCAGGTCGGGTCGACATTCAAGGTGTTCACCCTGCTGCAGTGGTTCAAGGAGGGACACTCCGCGTACGAGACCGTGGGTTCCTCGAACACCTACTACCCCAACGGGTCTTTCAAGTGCGACGGGCGAGCCATCGTGACCGAGGGCTACCAGGTGAACGACCTCGCCGGCAAGACCGGAACGATGAACGTCGTTCGCGCGACCGGGCAGTCCGTCAACCAGGCCTTCGTCAACATGGCGTCGCGCGTGGACTTCTGCTCGATCTTCGACACCGCCTACGAGATGGGCATCACCGAGGATGGCGAGGTTCCCTCCCCCTTCCCGGCGAACATCCTGGGCTCCGTGTCCGCCTCTCCCATGCAGATGGCGTCCGTCTTCGCGGCGATCGCCAACTCCGGCCAGCAGTGCACGCCCCAGTCAATCGAATCCGTCACCGACCGCAACGAGAACGTTCTCAAGGAGTTTTCGGCCGACTGCAAGCAGGTCGTCACCGCCGAGGTCGCCAACAAGACCGCGGCCCTACTGACCGCCTCCGCCGGGCAGTACTACACGTCCACTCGCCTGAGTGAGGGCCGCCCCTTCGCCGCGAAGTCGGGCACCACCGACGGACACGCGAACACGTGGTTGACGGGATTCACCCCATCGGTCGTCACCTCCGCCTGGGTGGGTCACGGAGCGAACTCTTCCCAGGAAGTCAGCGGCGTGACCATCAACGGCACCTACTACGGTGACATCTACGGTGAGACCTTCGTCGGCCAGAACATTTGGGCCCCGTACATGTCCCAGATTCTTGCCGGCACCCCGGTCGAGTCGGTATCCAACGCCAACATCGGCGCATCCTCACCGAAGGGGGCGACGCCGGCGCCGTCGCCGTCGCCCCATGCGCACTGAGACCACCTCGGCGATTCGCACCGTTTCCTCCGCTGGTGCGGGCCACGCTCGCCTGCGTGCGGGCGCGGCCGTGATCGCCGGGATTGGTGCTGCGGGCCTTGCGGCGGCGGGCGCCGCGCTCGCCTGGGGCTCCGTTGAGCGCACCATGCCGGTGCTGCGCCGCTACGAGGTTGCGGTGGCAGCGCACGTACCCGAGGTGCGCATCCTCCAGATCTCTGACCTTCATCTCTTCGCCGGGCAGGAGTTCCTGCTTCGCTTCCTGGGCGAGGTTGCCTCCCGAGAGCGTTTCGACGCCGTGGTCGCGACGGGCGACAACTTCGGCTCGGCCGACGCGCTCGAGATGGTGATGGAGGCCTATCGTCCCTTCCTGCCCTACCCCGGGGCATTCGTGCTCGGGTCGAACGACTACTACTCACCCATCCCCAAGCGCTGGAGCCGTTACCTGAACCGCTCCAAGCCGTATCCCGTCCGAGTGGTGCCGGACCTGCCCTATCTGCCGATGGTGCGGCGGATGCGAGAGGCCGGTTGGATCGACCTGTCGAATATGTCGGGCACGCTGTCGCTCCCCACGGGCCAAGTCTGCCTTCTTGGCACGGATGACGCACACATTCACCGCGATCGCTTGCCGTCCCCGGCCTCGTCGTGGGGCGTCGCGGGCGTCCTGCGCCTGGGTGTCACCCACGCGCCCTACACGCGCGTCGTCTCCGCCCTCACGTCGGCGGGTTCGGACCTGATACTGGCCGGGCACACCCACGGCGGACAAATCGGGATTCCCGGGTTCGGCGCGATCATCACCAACTGTGACATTCCGCGGGCCTACGCCAAGGGACTGAGCCGCTGGGAGGCGCCCGACGGTTCCTCCTCCTGGCTGCATGTGTCCGCCGGCCTGGGCACCTCGCCGTACGCGAAGATCCGCATCGCGACCCGTCCGGAGGCCTCCCTGATTCACGTCCATTCGGCGTAGGACGAGTCCTCCTCCGCCCCCACCCACCCAAGGCTGCGGCGTGGGACACACTTC
Proteins encoded:
- a CDS encoding HAD family hydrolase translates to MARAAFFDLDKTILDTSSNVALSGPFIEAGLMSRRAAVASVLVHLPYLLSGADESRMQQMADAMGRMARGWDAAFLEATVEDALEKTIAPVCYAQALQRIEQHKRAGDVIVIASASVEQVVRPIAKMLGADEVLASCAAVDEDGCFTGEVTHFNQAQGKADACEALAAARGWDLTQCYAYSDSVSDAPLLRLVGHPFAVNPDRALREMAENEGWPILTFMSTVRVLPRRVPTAAKIALPFAAGVATGVAACALVRRRLGR
- a CDS encoding alpha/beta fold hydrolase codes for the protein MTTLIPASAIELEGPWTHRHVSAGGATFHVADMGEDMDHALVLLHGFPEHWWAWRDVLPVLAGRTPRVFALDLRGFGTSDLTRGECDLRQMASDVIGVVRALGVSSFSVAGMGIGGTVAWMIGALSPLELRSVAVLSAPHPLGIQPIVGRAPWAGGRVLRGRLTLPTGRERSLHKGSLVTTMYRAWASPASVEALVSQSGPYRAALRRPFAAHTALRGFTSARRLSRSVKRTLSEPLRVPVLSLVGHDDGAWSSLDHAADAQFVNAPLTQIVIREAGHFLPEEAPKDVAEALARHIGA
- a CDS encoding Crp/Fnr family transcriptional regulator, translated to MIGDGNFISQVPLFGGLDDAQQVSLQQKMGHTTLRRGETLFDEGDLGDRLYIVTEGKVKLGHTSSDGRESLLAVLGPGEIIGELTLFDPGPRSTTATAVSPASLLYLEHEDLMHVLDTNPTLAKHMLRALAQRLRRTNESLSDLVFSDVPGRVAKALLDLADRFGTATDKGVHVPHDLTQEELAQLVGASRETVNKSLADFVSRGWIRLEGRAVTLLDVDRLARRAR
- a CDS encoding DUF4177 domain-containing protein, encoding MTQWEYSTIPLLTHATKAILDQWGADGWELVQVVPGPTGSENLVAYLKRPIEESAPIQN
- a CDS encoding WhiB family transcriptional regulator, with translation MSTYGDDQSWVARALCASVEPDVLFVQGASQRQVRMRCYECEVRLECLADALQSEANYGVWGGLTERERRAILRHYPHAENWLEWLRSSDEPLAHELRSPHVPKVLSYVRPQMAGRMTP
- a CDS encoding transglycosylase domain-containing protein, with the translated sequence MSHSHPRAVRPAQLLALLMAFLSVSALMGVVGAGMLVPVAGPTALAAKSVPSVFNELPGDLQTVAPAEESQLLDSSGGVIAHFYDKQRIVVPSSHIADVMKKAIVAIEDKRFYEHNGVDATGIARAFVTNLGDTGHQGASTITQQYVRNSLAERGYLEGDADQVSAATEQTTERKLREVKYALALEKTLSKDEILTGYLNIASFGPITYGVEAASQRYFSKSASELDYLESALLAGLVQSPVQYDPLVHPDTAQNRRDTVLATMLKQGVITQEEFDRGVETTVEAMLNPTVSSEGCSGAESSKAYFCDFVLAQFLDDPTFGATRIERERVLKTQGITIRTTMDSAKQAAAYTSLTNTIPVGDASGLNDALISLDPRSGRVLSMAQNTTYGIESGETMSNYSADGNFQVGSTFKVFTLLQWFKEGHSAYETVGSSNTYYPNGSFKCDGRAIVTEGYQVNDLAGKTGTMNVVRATGQSVNQAFVNMASRVDFCSIFDTAYEMGITEDGEVPSPFPANILGSVSASPMQMASVFAAIANSGQQCTPQSIESVTDRNENVLKEFSADCKQVVTAEVANKTAALLTASAGQYYTSTRLSEGRPFAAKSGTTDGHANTWLTGFTPSVVTSAWVGHGANSSQEVSGVTINGTYYGDIYGETFVGQNIWAPYMSQILAGTPVESVSNANIGASSPKGATPAPSPSPHAH
- a CDS encoding metallophosphoesterase, producing MRTETTSAIRTVSSAGAGHARLRAGAAVIAGIGAAGLAAAGAALAWGSVERTMPVLRRYEVAVAAHVPEVRILQISDLHLFAGQEFLLRFLGEVASRERFDAVVATGDNFGSADALEMVMEAYRPFLPYPGAFVLGSNDYYSPIPKRWSRYLNRSKPYPVRVVPDLPYLPMVRRMREAGWIDLSNMSGTLSLPTGQVCLLGTDDAHIHRDRLPSPASSWGVAGVLRLGVTHAPYTRVVSALTSAGSDLILAGHTHGGQIGIPGFGAIITNCDIPRAYAKGLSRWEAPDGSSSWLHVSAGLGTSPYAKIRIATRPEASLIHVHSA